The following coding sequences are from one uncultured Desulfobacter sp. window:
- a CDS encoding DUF1343 domain-containing protein has protein sequence MNKNTPRVKTGLDTLWDNPPGCLKSRRLGLLGNPASITRQFVHAKDVIAKCYPGQLNALFSPQHGFFAEKQDNMIESGHFRDPDLNIPVFSLYSETRIPTADMFDDIDTLVIDIQDVGTRVYTFIYTISYCLETAAALGKSVVILDRPNPVGGAQIEGNVLEEAYASFVGRFPIPMRHGMTVGEIAAFFNATRNINCDLTVIPMQGWTRDMYWQDTGLVWIPPSPNLPTPLSAMVYPGQVILEGTNLSEGRGTTLPFEQFGAPFVEVDTLKQRVQERLQGIVLRPLCFQPTSGKWQNRMCKGFHIHVTDRKAYKPYLYSLILLQEIIRAHPNEFEFKAPPYEYEFERLPMDLILGSRDLRENVKNMNDLHELEKTWQIPLQAFKQASQPFYIYR, from the coding sequence TTGAACAAAAATACCCCACGGGTCAAAACCGGATTAGACACCCTTTGGGACAACCCGCCTGGTTGTCTAAAAAGCAGGCGATTGGGCCTTTTGGGCAATCCCGCCTCAATAACACGTCAATTTGTACACGCAAAGGACGTTATCGCCAAGTGTTACCCCGGGCAGTTGAACGCCCTGTTCTCCCCCCAGCACGGTTTTTTTGCGGAAAAGCAGGACAATATGATTGAATCGGGGCATTTCAGGGACCCGGATCTGAACATACCGGTATTCAGCCTGTACAGTGAAACAAGAATCCCCACCGCCGATATGTTTGACGACATAGACACCCTGGTCATCGATATTCAGGATGTCGGCACCCGTGTGTACACCTTCATATATACCATATCCTACTGCCTTGAAACGGCTGCGGCACTCGGCAAATCCGTGGTGATTCTGGACCGGCCCAATCCGGTGGGCGGAGCACAGATTGAGGGTAACGTCCTTGAAGAAGCGTATGCCTCATTTGTCGGGCGTTTTCCCATCCCCATGCGCCACGGCATGACCGTAGGCGAAATTGCCGCCTTCTTTAATGCGACCCGGAACATCAATTGTGACCTGACCGTCATTCCCATGCAGGGATGGACCCGGGACATGTACTGGCAGGATACCGGATTGGTCTGGATACCGCCGTCCCCGAACCTGCCCACACCCCTTTCAGCCATGGTGTATCCCGGACAGGTCATCCTTGAAGGGACCAATCTGTCCGAAGGACGGGGAACCACCCTGCCCTTTGAACAGTTCGGCGCACCGTTCGTGGAAGTTGACACCCTAAAGCAGCGGGTACAGGAGCGTCTTCAAGGCATTGTGCTGCGGCCTTTGTGTTTCCAGCCCACATCGGGAAAATGGCAGAACCGGATGTGCAAAGGCTTTCACATCCATGTCACAGACAGAAAAGCATACAAACCCTATCTATATTCTCTGATTTTATTACAGGAAATCATAAGGGCCCATCCCAACGAATTTGAGTTCAAGGCACCGCCCTATGAATATGAGTTCGAGCGCCTGCCCATGGACCTTATCTTAGGCAGCCGGGATTTGCGGGAAAACGTTAAGAATATGAACGACCTCCATGAACTGGAAAAAACCTGGCAGATTCCGTTGCAGGCGTTCAAGCAGGCGTCACAACCTTTCTATATATACAGATAA
- the hisC gene encoding histidinol-phosphate transaminase, with translation MSFSVSESVKAIKPYEAGKPLSEVEREYGITNAVKLASNENPFGCSPKVADAVLSKLPEMHRYPEPVPFTLCQSLAEKYHVGMENLVIGNGSDDIIALLAHGFLDPGEQAVMPLPSFLMYEISVKTAKGVPVMVPLQDFSTNLDGLVKAVTPETKLVFVTNPFNPTGASITTDEFLRFADQLPENVLIVVDEAYIEFVRSDSVYDSLAEPLADPRIVTIRTFSKAYGLAGFRIGYGVMDQAVAEILNRIRQPFNVNSLAQAAAQAALQDTDFLSKTLSGTHKGIDFLTEKFIQAGFGVLPTQANFLMVDVKTDSRAICEKLLRKGVVVRSLASYGYDTFLRINAGTDQENQTCVEVLLGAAGK, from the coding sequence ATGTCGTTTTCAGTCAGTGAATCCGTAAAGGCCATAAAACCCTATGAGGCCGGCAAACCGTTAAGTGAGGTGGAGCGCGAGTATGGTATTACCAATGCGGTAAAGCTTGCCTCCAATGAAAATCCCTTTGGGTGTTCCCCCAAAGTGGCTGATGCCGTTTTGTCCAAATTGCCTGAAATGCACCGGTATCCTGAGCCGGTTCCTTTTACGCTGTGCCAATCACTTGCTGAAAAATACCATGTGGGGATGGAAAATCTGGTCATTGGAAACGGCTCCGATGATATCATTGCCCTGCTTGCCCATGGATTTTTAGACCCCGGGGAGCAAGCGGTGATGCCGCTGCCCTCCTTTCTGATGTATGAGATCAGTGTCAAGACCGCCAAGGGCGTTCCGGTGATGGTGCCGCTCCAGGATTTTTCCACCAACCTTGACGGACTTGTCAAGGCGGTAACCCCCGAAACCAAACTGGTGTTTGTGACCAATCCGTTCAACCCCACCGGCGCCTCGATTACCACGGATGAATTTTTACGGTTCGCCGATCAGTTGCCGGAGAACGTGCTGATTGTTGTGGATGAGGCGTATATTGAATTTGTTCGCAGCGATTCGGTATATGACAGCTTGGCTGAACCATTGGCGGATCCAAGAATTGTGACCATCCGAACGTTTTCCAAGGCATATGGTCTTGCCGGATTCCGCATCGGGTACGGGGTGATGGACCAGGCGGTTGCTGAAATTTTGAACCGTATACGCCAGCCTTTTAATGTGAACTCCCTTGCCCAGGCGGCGGCCCAGGCGGCGTTGCAGGATACGGACTTTTTATCCAAAACCCTTTCCGGCACCCACAAGGGCATTGATTTTCTAACCGAAAAATTTATCCAGGCAGGGTTTGGTGTGCTGCCCACCCAGGCCAACTTTCTGATGGTGGATGTAAAGACCGATTCCCGGGCGATTTGTGAAAAACTGCTTAGAAAAGGCGTGGTCGTGCGATCCCTGGCCTCCTATGGATACGACACCTTTCTTCGCATCAATGCCGGTACGGATCAAGAGAACCAAACGTGCGTGGAGGTACTGCTCGGTGCCGCAGGTAAATAA
- the cmk gene encoding (d)CMP kinase, with translation MNHRIVTIDGPAGAGKTTVSKALAGELGCVYVDTGALYRAVAYEIRNSKVDWKDSGRLESFLAGLDLDFVMDGREPVLTSSGRDIGAFIRTPEITMLASATSAVPQVRKALLGIQKFIAGERDAVFEGRDMGTAVFPNAPFKFFLTADVNVRARRRFEESDKSGVSLEKILEDMVKRDADDTRREISPLKPAPDAVRIDATELDVLQVVEKMKRIVMNL, from the coding sequence ATGAATCACCGAATTGTTACCATTGACGGGCCGGCCGGAGCCGGCAAAACAACTGTTTCAAAGGCCCTTGCCGGGGAACTTGGCTGTGTGTATGTGGATACAGGCGCACTGTACAGGGCCGTTGCCTATGAAATCCGGAACAGTAAGGTTGACTGGAAGGATAGCGGGCGGCTTGAATCGTTTCTTGCCGGTCTTGATCTTGATTTTGTCATGGACGGCCGGGAACCTGTGCTGACGTCATCGGGTCGGGATATCGGCGCGTTTATCCGCACCCCTGAGATCACCATGCTGGCCTCGGCCACATCGGCTGTTCCCCAGGTGCGAAAGGCGCTGCTGGGGATTCAAAAATTCATAGCCGGGGAACGGGATGCCGTGTTCGAAGGCCGGGATATGGGGACGGCTGTGTTCCCCAATGCACCATTCAAGTTTTTTTTGACCGCCGACGTTAATGTGCGTGCCCGAAGGCGATTTGAGGAATCCGATAAATCCGGGGTTTCGTTGGAAAAAATTCTCGAAGATATGGTCAAGCGGGATGCGGACGATACCCGGCGTGAGATCTCTCCATTGAAGCCGGCCCCGGATGCCGTGCGCATAGATGCCACTGAATTAGACGTCCTTCAGGTGGTTGAAAAAATGAAACGCATCGTCATGAATCTTTAA